In the Moraxella osloensis genome, TGGCGCGGCATCGGCGGGCGAGAACTATTGGCGGATACATTGGCGGCAAAAGGTGTGCAAGTACATTTGCTAAACTTGTACCAACGGGTTTTACCAAGCGCAACTACCCAAGCATTTGCGGTTTGGCAGCAAACGCAGAGCCACAACCAACCCATCGTTGTACTCATCTCAAGTTTGACCGCCTGGCAAAACTGGCAACAACTAACAGCAAACACTCAAATGGCTGCCAGCTGTTATTATTTGGTATTGCAGTCGCGTATTGCAGAGCAAATGTTATTACAGCAGGCCAATCTTAACATAACTATTATCCCTGACTTAATGCCTGCGACAATTTTACAAGCTTTAACCACTCACCAATAGCTGCATGGCTTTCGGTTTGGCTAAGCTGTTTTGCGCTGAATCATCTACCCATGACAGCGTTTGCAGCGCTTGTTGCAGAGTTTGCGTCAGCCGCATACCCTGGTCAATCGTCAGCGTCATAATGAGCGGGGTCAAAAACCAATGAAAATGGGTAAGGCTATGTTTGACAGTATCAGGGCTATCTAAATTAACCTGCTGGATATTTAGCAGTTGCTCGGCTTGTAAGAACGCAAAAATAATCTGCTCAGCGGTGTTATATTCGGCTTCAAATGTTGACTCTTGCTGCCAGGTTGCCAGTAGCGGCGCCTCTGTGTTTTTTGCCCCCTGTTGTTTTTTGACAAAGGCCAATGGTAAACACCACAGTCCACCCCAAATCCCAGTGTCAGGACGTTGTAGCCACAAGGTTTTGTCATCGCAAACCAGCTTTAACGCTAGCGAAAACTTAGAGGGATTGGGTGATTTTTTGCTTTTTACCGGATAAAAACTTTGCTTGCCTTGGGCATTTGCCACGCAGTCGGCTTGCACGGGACACAGTAGGCAGGCAGGTTTGGCTTTGGTGCATAGCGTCGCACCCATATCCATCATCGCTTGCGCATAGTGCCCGCTATCACGGTTCGGTGTTAGGCGCTCGGCGAGTTGCCAAAGCGCTTTGGTTGTGGCAGTTTTGGTGATATCGCCGTCAATGCCAGCCCAACGGGTCAGCACACGTTTGACATTACCATCGCAAATCACCCCTCTGTCACCGCCATATTGGTCAGCTCTGACACCCATCGCCACAATCGCGCCTGCCGTAGATTGACCCACCCCTGAAATCTGCTCCCAGTGGGCAACCGTTTGCGGAAATTTGCCAGTTTGCTCGATGATATCCACCAGCTGCTTGGCAGCTTTATGCAGGTTGCGGGCACGCGCATAGTAACCCAGTCCTGCCCAGTGCTCAGCGACTTGCTCCCAAGATGCGTTTGCCAAATCCTGCACGGTGGGAAAACTTGCCATAAATCGCTCAAAATAAGGAATTACCGTCGCCACTTGGGTCTGCTGTAGCATAACCTCAGATAACCACACCGGATAGGGGTCTGGCGTGTCAAGCTGATGCCGCTGCCACGGTAAATCATGACGCCCGCTATGGTCAAACCAGGTCAAAATACGCGGTGCAAAACTATCAAGCTGCGCTTTGGTATGCGCTTCGGTATGTGTTTCGGTATGCGCTTTGGTATA is a window encoding:
- the mutY gene encoding A/G-specific adenine glycosylase; this translates as MNAHPNTSHSTMPSPNQHLSHNYTKAHTETHTEAHTKAQLDSFAPRILTWFDHSGRHDLPWQRHQLDTPDPYPVWLSEVMLQQTQVATVIPYFERFMASFPTVQDLANASWEQVAEHWAGLGYYARARNLHKAAKQLVDIIEQTGKFPQTVAHWEQISGVGQSTAGAIVAMGVRADQYGGDRGVICDGNVKRVLTRWAGIDGDITKTATTKALWQLAERLTPNRDSGHYAQAMMDMGATLCTKAKPACLLCPVQADCVANAQGKQSFYPVKSKKSPNPSKFSLALKLVCDDKTLWLQRPDTGIWGGLWCLPLAFVKKQQGAKNTEAPLLATWQQESTFEAEYNTAEQIIFAFLQAEQLLNIQQVNLDSPDTVKHSLTHFHWFLTPLIMTLTIDQGMRLTQTLQQALQTLSWVDDSAQNSLAKPKAMQLLVSG